One stretch of Nicotiana tabacum cultivar K326 chromosome 18, ASM71507v2, whole genome shotgun sequence DNA includes these proteins:
- the LOC142172718 gene encoding uncharacterized protein LOC142172718 → MGSTVEDISSNYSVTDNSAVTSSSPLYLLPSDSPGTILVTTTFDGTGYGSWRRGMLLGLSCKNKLGLINGTVVRPNSTSPLLEPWIRCNDMVVAWILNSLDSEIRETVMYTESAEKLWKEIRRRFGQASGIKIFQICKEISSISQGSSSISSYFNRIKKLWDELSFSVSYPDCVCGCKETYQRLDEEQKVHQFLMGLNESYSTIRRNILMMKPLPDVDSVYSMLVNDES, encoded by the coding sequence ATGGGTTCGACTGTAGAAGATATATCTAGTAATTATAGTGTAACTGATAATTCAGCTGTAACATCTTCATCTCCACTATATCTGCTTCCTTCTGATTCACCTGGTACAATTTTGGTCACCACAACTTTTGATGGCACTGGCTATGGAAGTTGGCGTCGAGGAATGTTATTAGGACTCTCATGCAAGAATAAGCTAGGCCTGATCAATGGAACAGTTGTGCGACCTAATTCCACCTCTCCTTTACTCGAACCTTGGATTAGGTGTAACGACATGGTTGTAGCTTGGATTCTGAATAGTTTGGATAGCGAAATTAGGGAGACTGTGATGTACACTGAAAGTGCTGAGAAACTTTGGAAGGAGATTCGGCGCAGATTTGGTCAAGCTAGTGGAATTAAGATTTTTCAGATTTGTAAGGAAATTTCCTCGATTAGCCAAGGTTCATCAAGCATTTCATCATATTTTAACAGAATTAAAAAGTTGTGGGATGAGCTTTCTTTCTCTGTATCATATCCCGATTGTGTTTGTGGATGCAAAGAGACCTACCAAAGGTTAGATGAAGAACAGAAGGTTCATCAATTTCTAATGGGTTTGAACGAATCATATTCCACTATTAGGAGGAACATACTTATGATGAAGCCTCTACCTGATGTGGATAGTGTGTACTCGATGCTTGTTAATGATGAGAGCTAG
- the LOC107812310 gene encoding uncharacterized protein LOC107812310, with protein sequence MALHPLLPKQMQQDLFSGRVREIGRERDDLYFLQRHGSKKLTAISLVAAGIKSHRRNSTIDISLWHKILGHVSSIVLKKLFPAKLANITDIINKCTFVVFVQTQFNKVLKAVKSDNGSEFVNSVCHVLFQKYSIIHQKTRAYTPQQNGVVERKHKHILEEPILEHLRVLGCLCYVKQVQETDKLLGQTYYSYGDVSFREDIFPFKESHSSPPVFLSSDRSTYGADYISTSHEPHSSGHASSPSTSTNLSTTGDDSSQEAPEQLSSTTEGVSTLLPSADQHTTSLRRSLRTKHTHIWLKDFVIGPSYKYVPYYIANYISYDGVSPKYQCYLAAFSSIVEPTTFEEAVKDLRWVDAMQCNTS encoded by the exons ATGGCACTTCATCCTTTACTTCCCAAACAAATGCAGCAG GATCTCTTCAGTGGCAGGGTAAGGGAGATTGGTAGGGAGAGAGATGACTTGTATTTCCTGCAGAGACATGGATCCAAGAAGCTCACTGCAATCTCATTGGTTGCAGCTGGAATAAAGTCGCACAGGAGGAACTCTACTATTGATATTAGTTTGTGGCACAAAATATTAGGACATGTGTCTAGCATAGTTCTTAAGAAGTTGTTTCCTGCCAAACTAGCAAATATTACTGACATCATAAATAAATGCACT TTTGTTGTTTTTGTTCAAACTCAATTCAACAAAGTTCTAAAGGCAGTCAAGTCTGATAATGGATCTGAGTTTGTCAATTCTGTCTGTCATGTCCTATTTCAAAAATATAGTATTATTCACCAGAAGACTCGTGCatatacccctcagcaaaatggagTTGTTGAGAGAAAACACAAACATATTCTGGAG GAACCTATATTGGAGCATCTGAGAGTTCTTGGTTGCTTATGTTATGTCAAGCAAGTTCAAGAGACAGATAAGCTCCTTGGCCAAACCTACTATTCTTATGG GGATGTCTCCTTCAGAGAGGATATTTTTCCCTTTAAGGAGTCTCATTCATCTCCACCTGTGTTCTTGTCCTCTGATCGTTCTACTTATGGTGCAGACTATATATCTACTTCACATGAGCCTCACAGTTCAGGACATGCATCTTCTCCTTCTACATCTACTAATCTAAGCACTACAGGTGATGACTCAAGCCAGGAGGCACCAGAGCAGCTATCTAGTACCACTGAAGGAGTGTCAACCTTACTGCCTTCTGCTGATCAACACACTACTAGTCTGAGAAGATCTTTGAGGACCAAGCATACTCATATATGGTTGAAGGATTTTGTGATAGGTCCCAGTTACAAATATGTTCCTTACTATATTGCTAACTACATCTCCTATGATGGTGTGTCTCCCAAGTATCAATGCTATCTAGCTGCCTTTTCTTCAATAGTAGAACCTACTACATTTGAAGAAGCAGTCAAGGATCTCAGGTGGGTTGATGCAATGCAATGCAATACAAGCTGA